The Mobula hypostoma unplaced genomic scaffold, sMobHyp1.1 scaffold_36, whole genome shotgun sequence genome window below encodes:
- the LOC134341584 gene encoding probable G-protein coupled receptor 139, whose translation MVFISLRTVNVVTIVILSRGKCGLSEGVTRYLVAMVAADQLVVLFDVILNKIPMTYMPIKVFYWSARVPVCNIHAVVLYGVTDCSVWFTVTFTFDRFLAICFQKLKRKYCTGRSAALVLGTVTVLSCVKNIFWYFMLNRFYSTKITTVLCLTFNRLFSELQLAIFLLIHFLLTPILPFVLILLLNSLTIRHVLVASRARRRLRGSGDGETPADPEMKNRKQSLQLLLVLSGNFILLWALLTVCSVWESFHLYFYSIPPDSLRELGYMLQLLSCCSNTALYAVVQARFRVQLKETVKSPFCLMAKCTRRCLDRINPQ comes from the coding sequence ATGGTCTTTATTTCCCTCCGCACAGTGAACGTGGTGACAATCGTCATCCTGTCgcggggaaagtgcggtctctccgAAGGCGTCACAAGGTACCTGGTTGCCATGGTAGCAGCGGATCAGCTCGTCGTTCTCTTCGATGTGATATTGAACAAGATTCCGATGACTTACATGCCAATAAAGGTTTTCTACTGGTCAGCTCGTGTTCCCGTGTGTAATATCCACGCCGTCGTGTTGTACGGCGTCACGGACTGTTCTGTCTGGTTCACAGTAACTTTCACCTTTGATCGATTTCTGGCCATTTGTTTTCAGAAGCTGAAACGAAAATACTGTACCGGGAGATCGGCGGCTCTGGTTCTGGGGACAGTGACTGTGCTGAGCTGCGTAAAAAATATATTCTGGTACTTTATGCTCAATCGGTTCTATTCGACAAAAATTACGACCGTGTTGTGTTTGACTTTTAACCGTTTATTTTCCGAACTCCAGCTGGCAATATTTCTACTGATTCATTTCCTCCTCACCCCAATATTACCCTTTGTTCTGATTCTCCTGTTGAACAGTTTAACCATTAGGCACGTCCTAGTGGCCAGCCGAGCCCGGAGGAGACTCCGTGGTTCGGGCGATGGCGAGACGCCCGCCGACCCGGAGATGAAGAACCGCAAGCAATCCCTCCAGTTACTGCTGGTGCTGTCGGGGAATTTCATCCTGCTATGGGCGCTGTTGACGGTGTGTTCCGTATGGGAGAGCTTCCATCTTTATTTTTACTCGATTCCCCCGGATTCTCTGCGGGAACTAGGCTACATGCTGCAGCTCCTCAGCTGCTGCTCCAACACGGCCCTTTACGCCGTGGTCCAGGCCAGGTTCAGGGTGCAGCTGAAGGAGACGGTGAAATCGCCCTTTTGTCTCATGGCAAAGTGCACTCGGCGTTGTCTGGACCGCATTAATCCTCAGTGA